The following are from one region of the Ignavibacteriota bacterium genome:
- a CDS encoding NAD(P) transhydrogenase subunit alpha has protein sequence MNNRFLFFNNRLLIKIFLSLCSLPGIAFAEAEGTHAEPDYLGLLFVFMLATFIGLGVITRVSRLLHTPLMSLTNAISAIAVVGSLILTGRDYPDFITILGAIALFASMTNIVSGFLITDRMLKMFKSKETKKS, from the coding sequence TTTTTTAATAATAGACTACTGATTAAAATATTTCTTTCCCTTTGCTCATTGCCTGGGATTGCCTTTGCTGAAGCAGAAGGAACCCACGCAGAACCCGACTATCTTGGATTACTTTTCGTGTTTATGCTTGCAACTTTTATCGGGCTTGGTGTAATTACACGTGTCTCACGATTACTTCACACTCCATTGATGTCATTGACAAATGCTATCTCGGCGATTGCTGTTGTTGGTTCCCTCATACTTACGGGCAGAGATTATCCCGATTTTATAACAATACTTGGTGCAATTGCACTCTTTGCTTCTATGACAAATATTGTCAGCGGATTTTTAATAACCGACAGAATGCTCAAGATGTTTAAGTCGAAGGAGACGAAGAAGTCATGA